In the Theobroma cacao cultivar B97-61/B2 chromosome 1, Criollo_cocoa_genome_V2, whole genome shotgun sequence genome, one interval contains:
- the LOC18613768 gene encoding polygalacturonase At1g48100 isoform X1 has translation MEHSRVSIFIFCMSFVCFFLSTQARWHYHHTKHKHTHHHNISEISAPPITAPEPSSPLAPEPSSSLAPKPSIPSDDGNATGVFDVRKFGAVGDGVTDDTEAFKMAWDSACRVNSAVLHVPYGFSFMIQSTIFLGPCQGGLVFQVDGTLMPPDGPDAWPENTSKRQWLVFYRINGMSLQGGGLIDGRGQKWWDLPCKPHKGKNRTALPGPCDSPIVSRQTSFIYFVFSPPEITQRIDILKLMMQALRFFMSSNLTVKGLKIKDSPKFHFRFDGCQNVHVESLHITAPALSPNTDGIHIENTNGVEIYNSVISNGDDCISIGSGCHDVDIKNLTCGPGHGISIGSLGNHNSRACVSNVTVRDSVIKVSDNGVRIKTWQGGSGAVSGITFSNIHMEAVRNPIIIDQFYCLTKGCTNQTSAVYVSDILYESIKGTYDIRSPPMHFACSDSVPCTNITLSDIELLPAQGDIVLDPFCWNAYGDLETLTIPPVSCLMAGIPRSILDNKDMGYC, from the exons ATGGAGCATTCTCGTGTTTCTATATTTATATTCTGCATgtcttttgtttgtttcttcCTTTCCACCCAAGCTAGATGGCATTATCACCATACAAAACACAAGCATACTCACCATCACAATATATCTGAAATTTCAGCACCCCCTATTACTGCACCTGAGCCTTCCAGTCCTCTTGCACCAGAGCCTTCCAGTTCACTTGCACCCAAGCCTTCCATTCCATCTGATGATGGGAATGCTACTGGTGTTTTCGATGTAAGAAAATTTGGAGCTGTAGGGGATGGTGTAACAGATGACACAGAAGCATTCAAGATGGCATGGGACTCTGCTTGTCGAGTTAATTCAGCAGTCCTGCATGTTCCCTATGGTTTTTCCTTCATGATTCAGTCCACAATTTTTTTAGGTCCTTGTCAAGGTGGATTAGTGTTTCAG GTTGATGGTACACTTATGCCTCCTGATGGACCAGACGCGTGGCCAGAGAACACCAGCAAGCGCCAGTGGCTGGTCTTTTATAGGATAAATGGAATGTCCCTGCAAGGAGGTGGTCTCATCGATGGTAGAGGACAGAAATGGTGGGATCTTCCTTGCAAGCCCCACAAG GGCAAAAATAGAACAGCATTGCCTGGACCATGTGATAGCCCAATTGTAAGTCGTCAGACTTCATTCATATATTTTGTGTTTTCCCCCCCCGAGATAACACAAAGAATTGACATCTTAAAATTAATGATGCAGGCTTTAAGGTTTTTCATGAGCTCCAACTTGACTGTGAAAGGACTTAAAATTAAGGATAGTCCCAAGTTCCACTTCAGATTTGACGGTTGCCAGAATGTCCATGTAGAATCCCTTCACATAACTGCTCCTGCCCTGAGTCCCAACACTGATGGGATCCACATAGAGAACACAAATggtgttgaaatatataattCAGTTATCTCTAACG GTGATGATTGCATATCCATCGGATCAGGATGTCATGATGTGGATATAAAGAACCTAACTTGCGGACCTGGTCATGGAATCAG CATTGGGAGTCTAGGCAATCACAATTCACGAGCCTGCGTCTCCAACGTCACAGTTCGAGACTCAGTGATTAAGGTATCAGATAATGGGGTTAGGATCAAGACGTGGCAAGGTGGATCTGGAGCTGTATCAGGAATAACATTCAGCAACATTCACATGGAAGCTGTCAGGAATCCGATTATAATTGATCAATTCTACTGCCTCACAAAGGGCTGCACAAACCAAACATCAGCTGTTTATGTGTCAGATATACTCTATGAAAGCATCAAGGGAACCTATGATATCCGAAGCCCTCCAATGCATTTTGCCTGCAGTGATTCAGTTCCATGTACAAACATCACGCTGTCTGATATTGAGCTTCTACCTGCTCAAGGAGATATCGTTTTGGACCCTTTTTGTTGGAATGCTTATGGTGACTTAGAAACGCTAACGATCCCACCAGTGTCCTGCTTAATGGCGGGCATTCCTCGATCCATCCTGGATAATAAGGATATGGGTTATTGCTAA
- the LOC18613768 gene encoding polygalacturonase At1g48100 isoform X2, with amino-acid sequence MEHSRVSIFIFCMSFVCFFLSTQARWHYHHTKHKHTHHHNISEISAPPITAPEPSSPLAPEPSSSLAPKPSIPSDDGNATGVFDVRKFGAVGDGVTDDTEAFKMAWDSACRVNSAVLHVPYGFSFMIQSTIFLGPCQGGLVFQVDGTLMPPDGPDAWPENTSKRQWLVFYRINGMSLQGGGLIDGRGQKWWDLPCKPHKGKNRTALPGPCDSPIALRFFMSSNLTVKGLKIKDSPKFHFRFDGCQNVHVESLHITAPALSPNTDGIHIENTNGVEIYNSVISNGDDCISIGSGCHDVDIKNLTCGPGHGISIGSLGNHNSRACVSNVTVRDSVIKVSDNGVRIKTWQGGSGAVSGITFSNIHMEAVRNPIIIDQFYCLTKGCTNQTSAVYVSDILYESIKGTYDIRSPPMHFACSDSVPCTNITLSDIELLPAQGDIVLDPFCWNAYGDLETLTIPPVSCLMAGIPRSILDNKDMGYC; translated from the exons ATGGAGCATTCTCGTGTTTCTATATTTATATTCTGCATgtcttttgtttgtttcttcCTTTCCACCCAAGCTAGATGGCATTATCACCATACAAAACACAAGCATACTCACCATCACAATATATCTGAAATTTCAGCACCCCCTATTACTGCACCTGAGCCTTCCAGTCCTCTTGCACCAGAGCCTTCCAGTTCACTTGCACCCAAGCCTTCCATTCCATCTGATGATGGGAATGCTACTGGTGTTTTCGATGTAAGAAAATTTGGAGCTGTAGGGGATGGTGTAACAGATGACACAGAAGCATTCAAGATGGCATGGGACTCTGCTTGTCGAGTTAATTCAGCAGTCCTGCATGTTCCCTATGGTTTTTCCTTCATGATTCAGTCCACAATTTTTTTAGGTCCTTGTCAAGGTGGATTAGTGTTTCAG GTTGATGGTACACTTATGCCTCCTGATGGACCAGACGCGTGGCCAGAGAACACCAGCAAGCGCCAGTGGCTGGTCTTTTATAGGATAAATGGAATGTCCCTGCAAGGAGGTGGTCTCATCGATGGTAGAGGACAGAAATGGTGGGATCTTCCTTGCAAGCCCCACAAG GGCAAAAATAGAACAGCATTGCCTGGACCATGTGATAGCCCAATT GCTTTAAGGTTTTTCATGAGCTCCAACTTGACTGTGAAAGGACTTAAAATTAAGGATAGTCCCAAGTTCCACTTCAGATTTGACGGTTGCCAGAATGTCCATGTAGAATCCCTTCACATAACTGCTCCTGCCCTGAGTCCCAACACTGATGGGATCCACATAGAGAACACAAATggtgttgaaatatataattCAGTTATCTCTAACG GTGATGATTGCATATCCATCGGATCAGGATGTCATGATGTGGATATAAAGAACCTAACTTGCGGACCTGGTCATGGAATCAG CATTGGGAGTCTAGGCAATCACAATTCACGAGCCTGCGTCTCCAACGTCACAGTTCGAGACTCAGTGATTAAGGTATCAGATAATGGGGTTAGGATCAAGACGTGGCAAGGTGGATCTGGAGCTGTATCAGGAATAACATTCAGCAACATTCACATGGAAGCTGTCAGGAATCCGATTATAATTGATCAATTCTACTGCCTCACAAAGGGCTGCACAAACCAAACATCAGCTGTTTATGTGTCAGATATACTCTATGAAAGCATCAAGGGAACCTATGATATCCGAAGCCCTCCAATGCATTTTGCCTGCAGTGATTCAGTTCCATGTACAAACATCACGCTGTCTGATATTGAGCTTCTACCTGCTCAAGGAGATATCGTTTTGGACCCTTTTTGTTGGAATGCTTATGGTGACTTAGAAACGCTAACGATCCCACCAGTGTCCTGCTTAATGGCGGGCATTCCTCGATCCATCCTGGATAATAAGGATATGGGTTATTGCTAA
- the LOC18613769 gene encoding shaggy-related protein kinase alpha: MASVSIVPTSGLREPSGNTVGVDRLPDEMNDMKIRDDKEVEATIVDGNGTETGHIIVTTIGGKNGQPKQTISYMAERVVGHGSFGVVFQAKCLETGETVAIKKVLQDKRYKNRELQTMRLLDHPNVVCLKHCFFSTTEKDELYLNLVLEYVPETVHRVIKHYNKMNQRMPLIYVKLYFYQICRALAYIHNSIGVCHRDIKPQNLLVNPHTHQLKLCDFGSAKVLVKGEPNISYICSRYYRAPELIFGATEYTTAIDIWSAGCVLAELLLGQPLFPGESGVDQLVEIIKVLGTPTREEIKCMNPNYTEFKFPQIKAHPWHKIFHKRMPPEAVDLVSRLLQYSPNLRSTAIEALIHPFFDELRDPNTRLPNGRFLPPLFNFKPHELKGVPVDIIVKLIPEHARKQCAFLGL; encoded by the exons ATGGCTTCAGTAAGTATAGTTCCTACTTCTGGATTAAGAGAACCTAGTGGAAATACAGTCGGTGTCGATAGGTTGCCTGATGAAATGAATGACATGAAAATTAGGGATGACAAG GAAGTGGAAGCAACTATAGTTGATGGTAATGGAACCGAGACAGGGCATATAATTGTTACCACTATTGGTGGTAAAAATGGCCAGCCTAAGCAG ACAATAAGCTATATGGCTGAACGTGTTGTTGGACATGGATCATTTGGAGTAGTCTTCCAG GCTAAATGCTTAGAGACAGGTGAAACTGTTGCTATTAAAAAGGTTCTTCAAGACAAGAGATATAAGAACCGTGAACTGCAAACCATGCGTCTGCTAGACCACCCAAATGTTGTCTGCCTGAAGCACTGTTTCTTTTCAACAACTGAAAAAGATGAGCTCTATCTTAACCTGGTGCTTGAGTATGTTCCAGAAACTGTCCATCGGGTTATCAAACATTATAATAAGATGAACCAAAGGATGCCACTGATATATGTTAAACTCTATTTTTACCAG ATTTGCAGAGCACTTGCTTACATTCATAACAGCATTGGTGTGTGCCACAGGGACATAAAGCCTCAAAATTTATTG GTCAACCCACATACCCACCAGCTAAAACTGTGTGATTTTGGAAGTGCAAAAGTTTTG GTAAAAGGGGAACCCAATATATCCTACATCTGTTCTAGGTACTATCGAGCACCTGAATTAATATTTGGTGCAACCGAATATACTACAGCCATTGACATCTGGTCTGCTGGTTGTGTTTTGGCTGAACTATTGCTTGGACAG CCTCTATTTCCTGGTGAGAGTGGAGTAGATCAGCTCGTTGAAATTATTAAG GTTCTAGGTACCCCAacaagagaagaaataaagTGCATGAATCCTAACTATACAGAGTTTAAATTTCCTCAAATTAAAGCTCACCCATGGCACAAG ATATTTCATAAGCGTATGCCCCCAGAAGCTGTAGATCTTGTTTCTCGGTTATTGCAGTACTCTCCAAACCTTCGTAGCACAGCT ATTGAGGCTTTGATTCATCCGTTCTTTGATGAGCTACGTGATCCTAACACCCGTCTACCTAATGGACGTTTTCTTCCCCCTCTATTCAACTTTAAGCCTCACG AACTGAAGGGAGTGCCTGTGGATATAATAGTGAAGCTGATTCCAGAGCATGCAAGAAAACAATGTGCCTTCCTGGGGTTGTGA
- the LOC18613771 gene encoding probable protein phosphatase 2C 49, translated as MVAEAEVVCQQSVPVLDVQYFGKGSNIEEIDGIVAISSPVSSPKFGQVRVAESVTADLSTSQLDVKSLEKVPDPTIESAVLQFVPSIRSGSFADIGPRRYMEDEHIRIDDLSSHLGSLYKFPKPSAFYGVFDGHGGPEAAAYIRKNAFRFFFEDVSFPQTCEVDDVFLEGVENSLRKSFLLADLALADDCTVNSSSGTTALTALIFGRLLMVANAGDCRAVLCRKGEAVDMSEDHRPIYPSERRRVEELGGFIDDGYLNGVLSVSRALGDWDMKLPKGSSSPLIAEPEFQQVVLTEDDEFLIIGCDGIWDVMSSQHAVSLVRRGLRRHDDPEQCARDLVMEALRRNTFDNLTVIVVCFTAPDHREQPSPRQRRMRCCSLSAEALCSLRSLLDGNATR; from the exons atgGTAGCTGAAGCTGAGGTTGTTTGTCAACAGAGCGTGCCGGTGTTGGACGTTCAGTATTTTGGTAAAGGAAGTAATATCGAGGAGATTGATGGAATTGTTGCGATTTCGTCGCCGGTTTCTTCGCCAAAGTTCGGACAAGTTCGTGTTGCTGAGTCGGTTACCGCCGATTTATCTACCTCTCAACTG GATGTGAAATCTCTTGAAAAAGTCCCAGATCCAACTATCGAATCTGCTGTCCTGCAATTTGTCCCGAGCATCCGTTCAGGTAGTTTTGCTGACATTGGACCACGGAGATACATGGAAGATGAGCATATTAGAATTGATGATCTATCATCGCATTTGGGATCCCTTTACAAGTTTCCTAAGCCTAGTGCTTTTTATGGG GTGTTTGATGGTCATGGAGGACCCGAAGCAGCAGCATATATAAGGAAAAATGCATTTAGATTCTTTTTTGAAGATGTCAGTTTTCCTCAGACATGTGAAGTTGATGATGTTTTCTTGGAAGGGGTTGAGAACTCTCTCCGGAAATCATTTCTTCTTGCTGACCTTGCTCTGGCAGATGATTGTACTGTGAATAGCTCTTCTGGAACAACAGCACTTACTGCTCTGATATTTGGAAG GCTTCTGATGGTGGCGAATGCTGGTGATTGCCGAGCAGTACTCTGCCGGAAAGGGGAGGCAGTAGATATGTCTGAAGACCACAGGCCTATTTATCCATCAGAACGGAGGAGAGTAGAAGAGCTGGGTGGGTTTATTGATGATGGGTATCTCAATGGTGTTCTATCAGTTTCCCGAGCCTTGGGGGATTGGGACATGAAGCTTCCTAAAGGTTCTTCTTCACCTCTCATTGCAGAGCCTGAGTTCCAACAGGTGGTTCTGACAGAGGATGATGAGTTTCTTATCATTGGGTGTGATGGAATTTGGGATGTTATGTCAAGTCAGCATGCAGTTAGCCTTGTTCGTAGAGGGTTGCGGCGGCATGACGACCCTGAGCAGTGCGCTAGAGACCTTGTCATGGAGGCCTTACGTCGCAACACATTTGATAATCTCACTGTGATTGTTGTATGCTTCACTGCACCTGATCACAGGGAGCAGCCATCTCCTCGGCAAAGAAGAATGAGGTGTTGTAGCCTATCTGCAGAGGCTCTGTGTAGCTTGAGGAGCTTGTTAGATGGCAATGCCACTCGCTGA
- the LOC18613772 gene encoding uncharacterized protein LOC18613772 isoform X2, producing MSSAAISFISSPNSPRLSHVSPTNRNAILLTATPSCRISSLKPPSLSSIFIRIPYGSFKKSSFFTSSRTFSPVMEWQDCTVKTEIDVPASMAYKCYSDREAIPNWMPFISSVKPIPNQKIHWRSLEGLPNRGVVRFYPKGPSSCVVELTVSYEVPQLLAPVASALQPFLENLLKRGLDRFENFAKSSGSTR from the exons ATGTCTTCCGCTGCAATTTCCTTTATTTCAAGCCCAAACTCTCCCAGGCTAAGTCACGTCTCCCCAACTAACAGAAATGCAATCCTGCTTACTGCCACACCCAGTTGCAGAATCTCTTCTTTGAAGCCACCGTCTCTCAGCAGTATCTTCATTAGAATCCCATATGGGTCCTTTAAGAAGTCctcctttttcacttcctcCAGGACTTTTTCTCCTGTCATGGAATGGCAGGATTGCAC GGTTAAAACGGAAATTGATGTACCTGCTTCAATGGCTTACAAATGTTACTCTGATCGTGAAGCAATTCCCAATTGGATGCCTTTCATTTCATCTGTCAAG CCCATCCCAAATCAGAAAATTCACTGGAGATCTCTGGAAGGACTTCCTAACAG AGGTGTTGTTCGATTTTATCCAAAAGGTCCCTCATCATGTGTAGTGGAA CTAACAGTTTCATATGAAGTTCCTCAACTTTTAGCTCCGGTGGCATCT GCACTTCAGcctttccttgaaaatttACTCAAGCGTGGTTTGGATCggtttgaaaattttgctaAAAGCTCAGGCTCAACAAGATAA
- the LOC18613772 gene encoding uncharacterized protein LOC18613772 isoform X1, whose protein sequence is MSSAAISFISSPNSPRLSHVSPTNRNAILLTATPSCRISSLKPPSLSSIFIRIPYGSFKKSSFFTSSRTFSPVMEWQDCTVKTEIDVPASMAYKCYSDREAIPNWMPFISSVKILEDKPNLSRWSLKYNAFGRDIEYSWLARNMQPIPNQKIHWRSLEGLPNRGVVRFYPKGPSSCVVELTVSYEVPQLLAPVASALQPFLENLLKRGLDRFENFAKSSGSTR, encoded by the exons ATGTCTTCCGCTGCAATTTCCTTTATTTCAAGCCCAAACTCTCCCAGGCTAAGTCACGTCTCCCCAACTAACAGAAATGCAATCCTGCTTACTGCCACACCCAGTTGCAGAATCTCTTCTTTGAAGCCACCGTCTCTCAGCAGTATCTTCATTAGAATCCCATATGGGTCCTTTAAGAAGTCctcctttttcacttcctcCAGGACTTTTTCTCCTGTCATGGAATGGCAGGATTGCAC GGTTAAAACGGAAATTGATGTACCTGCTTCAATGGCTTACAAATGTTACTCTGATCGTGAAGCAATTCCCAATTGGATGCCTTTCATTTCATCTGTCAAG atATTGGAAGACAAGCCTAACTTGTCGAGGTGGTCGTTGAAATATAATGCATTTGGTCGTGATATTGAATACTCTTGGCTTGCTAGAAATATGCAA CCCATCCCAAATCAGAAAATTCACTGGAGATCTCTGGAAGGACTTCCTAACAG AGGTGTTGTTCGATTTTATCCAAAAGGTCCCTCATCATGTGTAGTGGAA CTAACAGTTTCATATGAAGTTCCTCAACTTTTAGCTCCGGTGGCATCT GCACTTCAGcctttccttgaaaatttACTCAAGCGTGGTTTGGATCggtttgaaaattttgctaAAAGCTCAGGCTCAACAAGATAA
- the LOC18613773 gene encoding uncharacterized protein LOC18613773: MEISVEKINVKDANYFYDAYNVHVEDHRILTIVTYCEVTAGKWIKDSKKAYNSKSLPNTVIVGLSVERHLDDYSRYGLRDTPYQLLHLCIGSHCLIYHLPDRYDYRDAPVKFLNSFLSDPKVVVVGMEIKEKASKLKRDFGVKIKNVVDLNELALKGMNRDELDLGRYDLDKLAKAVLGKHVDVVRPEKKIEWFATGKWCHYYSDELSQEKVLFTTVDAYLCFWIGSELFDMIHGNDSSAAGSSKKNKKKKNKKK, translated from the coding sequence ATGGAAATCTCAGTGGAGAAGATCAACGTCAAGGACGCCAACTACTTCTACGACGCTTACAACGTCCACGTCGAAGACCACCGCATCCTCACCATTGTCACCTACTGCGAGGTCACCGCTGGCAAATGGATCAAAGACTCCAAAAAAGCCTACAATTCCAAATCTCTCCCCAACACTGTCATCGTCGGCCTCTCTGTTGAACGCCATTTGGACGATTACTCCCGTTACGGCCTCCGCGACACTCCCTACCAGCTCCTCCACCTGTGCATCGGCTCCCATTGCCTCATCTACCACCTCCCCGACCGGTACGATTACCGCGACGCACCTGTGAAGTTCCTCAACTCCTTTCTCTCTGATCCCAAGGTGGTTGTTGTCGGGATGGAGATAAAGGAGAAGGCGAGTAAGCTGAAGAGGGACTTTGGGGTTAAGATAAAGAATGTGGTGGATTTGAATGAGTTGGCGTTGAAAGGGATGAATAGGGATGAGCTTGATTTGGGGAGGTATGATTTGGATAAGCTTGCTAAGGCTGTGTTAGGGAAACACGTGGATGTGGTGAGGCCTGAGAAGAAAATCGAGTGGTTTGCGACTGGGAAGTGGTGTCACTATTATTCAGATGAGTTGAGTCAAGAGAAGGTATTGTTTACTACTGTTGATGCTTATCTTTGTTTCTGGATTGGATCTGAGCTGTTTGATATGATTCATGGGAATGATTCCTCTGCTGCGGGTTcttccaagaaaaataagaagaagaaaaacaagaagaaatag